Within Runella rosea, the genomic segment GCTCCAGTATAAGTACACCCTTGGATTGCGACCGAATCTCGTCCGTAAGGGTCGGCGGGCGTATCACACAATAAATCCCCCTTAAGTGTGCAGTTTGCGCCCTGCATCGCATTACGCGTTACGTATTCCCGTTCTGCATTATTTATATTATTACTGTTTTGAAACGTATGTAATAAATTAAAATAGTGGCCTAATTCATGCGCCAACGTACGATTATCCGTTGCAGCTTGCGCTTGAATGAAGAGACTGTTTGAAATACTTAATGTACTCGGAAAATAAGCATAGCCTGAAACCGTCAGTGAGCCGAAGCGAATACTGTTGGGAAAATAGATATTGATGGCATTCGAAACATTATTGGCATTGCATAGTGCTAGCTCTTCCGTGTTATTGTAGTCGTAGTAAGCAGTATTGTTGATAATGTTGGGAGAACCGCAAAAATATAATTGTAAACCCGAACCTATGTTCTGAAAATAGCGGTTAATCTGTGCCAGTGAAGTGTTTAAATCCGCTAAACTAAGGCCGCCCGTACCATCATTTTTACGAAGAATATGCGCTTTGACGGGAATGTACTGAACCGCCATCAAGCCCGAAGTCCGGGCATTTTTAACAAATTGGCTTTTTAATTTTAAAAGCCTTTTCTCCAAACCTAGGATACTGTCGCTGGGTGGGTCGGCCACGGCACAGGGAGTAAGCTGTGCTGTTGCATTATTACAAAGCAACAATCCACATAATGCCGTCATCAAAATAAGAAAACGTAATCCGTTTTTTTTCATAACCCTACTTCTTGATTTCCCAATTATACCCCATGATTTATTTCACAGGTATAAAGGTTCATTGTTTGGATTTACGGTTAGGTAAATCAAATAATTCTCAGGATAAGTAGGGTATTCTTTAAATTTTTCGGCAATTAGTACGTCAATCTTAGATAAACTTAACAGAATACTATTTGTGTGATTCTTCTAAATAATATGGTTTTTATCTATTCTCCAAGGAATAAGCAAAAATACTTAATGAAGTCATAAACCAAGGACATAGTCGCGACCCAACATCCGCATTTGGCGCGCTATTTGGGCAGTACGACGTTGAACATAACTGGATGGATTTTTGACCGAAAAACGAAGTGGACTCGGTAGCACCGCCGCAATTCTTGCCGCTTCGTTTCGGGTCAGAGAAGATGCTGGTTTGTAGAAAAAACGTTGCGCCGCTGCCCCATACCCAAAAGTCATATTACCCGTTTCGGCTACGTTTAAATATACCTCCAAAATGCGTTCTTTTCCCCATATTATTTCAATCAAGACCGTGAAGTATGCTTCCAATCCTTTTCGTATATAACTACGTCCTTGCCAGAGAAATACGTTTTTGGCCACCTGCTGAGAAATAGTGCTGGCGCCTCTGATTTTTTTTCCCCGAAGGTTGTGTTTGAAGGCATTGCCCATTGATTTAAAATCAAATCCCCAATGTGCTGGAAACAACTGATCTTCCGAAGCTACCACCGATAGCGGCGCCTCTTTGGACATCTCACCCATCGGTGTCCAATCCGAATAAATTTTGCTGCTACGCCCTTCTGAAATAGCCTCCATTTTTCGGGCAATCATCAATGGCGTAACCCAAACAGGAACAAACTTCAAAACCGTTACCCATATCACCGAACCAATCACAAAATAAAGAATCGTTTTGAGTAAAATTCGCAAAATGAGTGAACGCCACCCAGCAGAAGCAGGCTTAGGTTTTGGTGCGGTAACGATAGCAGGACGAATACGATTAGCGGCCATAAAATGTCTTTGTTGGGCTGATAAAGATATTAAAAATTACAGAGATGATTCAAAGGTTCAGTGGCACAAAAACTACAAATTTGGAAAAACTTATCAGATAAAGAATAAATCTGACGCGATTCGGTCAGCGAATAATTTACCTTTAGGTGTAAGAAATAGAATGTTATTTTCAATAAAAATCCACCCGTTATCCATAAACGCCGCTAGGTATTTTTTTTGTATTTCTCTCAAATCAATTCCCGCCAGTTGTTGGATAATTCCTAAATCACACCCCCAAATCGTACGTAGACTCGTGAGAAGATAATCATTTACCTGATCAAAAGGGCTCAGGGTTTCCGCTTCAAAAGGTAGTTCTCCCGCTTTAAGTGACTGAATGTAATGGGCATTATTGGCAATGTTGTAGTGCCTAGAAGTTCCATTAAACGAATGGGCACTTGGACCCACGCCCAAATAAGACCTGCGTTTCCAGTAGCTGCTATTGTGACGAGCGTACTGGCCTTCGCGGGCAAAATTGGAGATTTCATATTGCTCATACTGATTTGAACTAAGGTACGTTATCATCTGCTCAAAATGACGCGCTGATAGTTCCTCATCTACTGAATTTATTTTCCCCTTTTTGAGCCAATTTCCCAAAGCTGTTTTAGGCTCAATGGTTAAATTATAAGCCGAAATATGGGGCGTATTTAAGGCAACGGCCATTTCCAAATCCCTCTGCCATAATTGTTCGTCAGAAACTATTGGTATATGTTCAATTCCCAATTGTGTTTCACTCATCCCGTACATCAAATCAATGGTCAAGTTGCTAAAGCCGTGGTCTTGCGCCCGTTTTACTGAGGCTTCTGATTCGACAGCGTTGTGCGCTCTATTCATAAAACGCAGATACGGTTCATGAAACGATTGCAGCCCGATACTGAGACGATTAATGAAAGGTCGTAACGAAAGAAGTTTTTGAGAAGTTAAATCATCTGGATTAGCCTCCAAGGTAATTTCAGCCGACGGATTTACGTGGTAAATTTGGTGAATGGCTTCAAAAATTTGCCCTAATTCTGCCTCTGTCAGCAACGAGGGCGTTCCTCCCCCAAAGTAGATGGTTTCGAGCTCACGCGTGGGTAAATAATCTTTTTGAAGCTCCAATTCACGACAAATGGCCGTCACCAATTCTGCTTTCGACTTCAGACTAGTACTGAAATGAAAATCACAATAGTGACAGGCTTGCTTGCAGAAAGGAATATGAAGGTACAGATGCATCTGGCAAAATTACGCAAAAGCCTCCCATCACAATACCACAAACTCCACCCGACGATTCTTTTTTCTGTTTTCTTCGGAAGTATTTGGGGCAATAGGGTCAAGGCTTCCGCGTCCTTTGCTTTGAAGACGCGAGCGTTGGATTCCTTTTTTTATCAAATATTCCTCCACCGATTGGCAGCGCTCTTGGGAAAGTTTGACGTTCAGGTCAAAGTCGCCAGCACTGTCGGTATGCCCTCTGATTTCAATCCGAACCGTAGGATTTTGGGTTAATGCTTCGGCCAATGCATCCAATTCGGGCTGTGATTCAGCACGAAGCACTGGACTGCTGCGGTCAAAATAAATATTGTTTAGCGTGATGGCTTTGCCTTTCTCTGGAATCTTTAAAGGCACAATTTCTTTTTTGGCTGGTATCATTTTAAACTGCACCACATTTTGGGGGCGTAAATCCCTAACAGGCAAAATAAGCGTCATAAATCCTTCCGCAATGCATTCGACCAAATAATTGGCTTTACGCGGAAGTTTGGTCGAAGCCTTACCAGCGGCATCGGCCTGTAATTCAAAAACGCGTTTGCCTTCGTCATCAGTCACAAAAAATTTAGCGCTTGGAACGGGTAGTTTTGTTTCAATATGTGTAGCATCAATCAAAACATAATACTCTTCAGGCTTAGGCCCTACCTGCCCAAATGCGTTTGTAAAACCGCAGACGCAAAACACAAAAAAAAGACTGCTAAATTTCATTGTTTGAGGTAATTTTCGACCCCAAGTTAGCAAATGTGAAGTGTAGAAAAGCAAAAAGTTTATATCTATTAAAAAGCTATTTCCCTTTTTAAGCAAATGCCTGGGGATATAAGCGCTTACCTTCATAAAAGTTTACGCCTTTGCGCTTTATAAACGCATACAGTTCTTCAATTTGCACGGGGGTAAGTTCTCTTTTCATCTATGCCAAAGCCTTTAAATATTTATCACGTCCATAAGCCCTTAATTTTTCGTACGATTCAATCACTGCCCAAATCACCAAAAACGAAGCACAATAAATAATGGCAAATAAAAATGTGTAATCGTGACTATATATGACGGTGTATTTTGTCAATAAAGGAAAGAAATGAGCCACTCCTAAAAGAAAAAAGTGCCAAATCGTATGATTAGCGGTTGAGAATTTGTGTATCTCTAAGTTAATTCTTCCCACGGCAAAAAAGTGTAACCTATCCAGATGATTAAGCCTATTTGCAAATTTTTGTTTCTACCAATTTAATCAATTGATTATCAGACTTATCTAAAAATAAGTAGATAAACTAAGTCAACATAAGAATAAAAATAATTTTAGGCCAACTGAAAAATGACTTCAAGCTTTGAAACACATAACGATTATACTGACGCGCCACCTGACGGCGCTTTTCATTTACTAAACCATCAAAGTCAGTAAACGTTGACAGCGTAGCATCAAAAATCTCTTTGAATGGTTTATCAGGGTTCATATTCATTTGCTCTTCCATGACAGAAGCAATATGATCCACAATTTCCACCTGAACGTCATAAAACTCTACACCCATGCCTTCCACATAACTGTAAATACGGCTGATGTCAATGTAACCTAACTCCTTCGTCATCAGCCAAGGGAAAGTTTGGGGTTCAACAATAATTGCATGTGTTTGACAAAATCAGTGAGTTCTTCCAGACGATTTACGGTTTCGGCTTCGCCTTTTTCCGTCAAGGCATAGTACTTGCGGGGGCGGTTGCCAACGTGCTCAATGCTGACCGTCAGCAGGCCTTCGGCTTCCAATTTGTGCAATGACGGATACAGCGCCCCTTCATTAATCACCACCTCACCATTGGTTTGTTCTTTCACCTTTTGGGTGATTTCATAACCGTACATTCGCTTATTTTCTTCGAGTAGTTTTAAGATAATGAGCGAAAGGCTTCCTTTGTATAATTGAGAGTTATTCATGACGCAAATATATACATCAGGAATTTATACATCAAAGTCTTAGGTATCAATTTCGGATAAAAATTTTTTGAACGGTAAAAGTCTCAATTACTTTAAAAGTTGACTGAGATTTTTTGCCAAAGTGGCAATACTGCAAACAAAAACAGCAGGTCGTAATTGATAATCGTCGGCAGAGGGTGTTACAACCAGCAGAGGTGGATTTCCAACATCGTTTAAAGCAACAGTGGTTCCTTTACTAAGACTTGGGGAGTTGCTCAATTTCACTTCGATAGCCAACTTAATTTGTAATCCTTCTTCAATCACCAGATCCAATTCAGCACCGTCGGCAGTGCGGTAAAAGAAGGGCAGATGTTGGTACGTAAGCTGAGCAATGATTTGCTCAATGACATACCCTTCCCAAGAACCACCAGCAACAATATGCCCCAAAAGGGTTTCGTATTGATGAATTGAAAGTAAATGATGTACTAAGCCGCTGTCTCGAATATAGATTTTAGGTGTCTTACTCAGTCTTTTGCCAATGTTGGTATAATAAGGCTGCAAACGGCGAATTAAAAACGATTGTTCAAAAAAATCCAAATAAGTACTTACCAAATTAGCCCTGATTCCCAACGAATTAGCCAACATAGACTGGTTCAACAGGTTTCCCTGAATACCGGCAATCATCATTAACAGGCGTCTGAGTTGAATGGGCGAAGCCGATAAGCCCAGTAATGGAAGGTCTCTTTCGAGATAACTTCTTACAAAATCCTCAAACCATTTTTGTTGCCGATCAGCGTCGTTAGCCAAAAAAGCATTTGGAAATCCGCCTACCAACCAGTGTTTTATTAAATCATTGGGTGCTATTTCTGTTGCCAGAAAAGGAGTCATTTCATAGTAAGCAATTCGTCCCGTTAATGCCTCTGAAGTATTTTTCAGCAATACAAACGAAGCAGAGCCCAACAAAATAAACCGAGCGGGGCGTCGATTTTCATCTATCAATCCCCGAATATCCGGAAATATCTCAGGAAGCCGCTGTATTTCGTCTAAAATGACGGTTTGGTTTTGTAAGGTTTCCAAAAAAGCACGGCTGTCATGCTGAAACTTGGCCAAATCACTACTTTTTTCGAGGTCAAAATAGGTGGAGGGAAAAGCCAACTTTTCCTGTAATTGTTTCACAAAGGTAGTTTTCCCAACTTGCCGAGGGCCTAAGATAGCTACCGCAGGCTGAAAACTTAGCCCAAACAAAATATCTTTTTCGATAACTCTCTGAATCATTGCATTAAATTATTCCCGTAATTATACAAATAAAGAATACAATTACGGGAATAACAACTTTTATTCCGGTTGATTTGGCGGCAGTACTTTCCCGGACGACTTTCGTCGTTTTTTGAGCGCATCGCTCAGAAGAAATTCAATTTGGCCGTTGGTGCTTCTAAATTCTTCCTGTGCCCATCGCTCCAACTCTTTCAGCATTTCAGCACTGACGCGAAGCACAAACGCCTTTTTTTCGTTGGCCATTGGTTTAAAAATGAAATTGACAGAAAATCCAAAGGGAATGTTTAGACAATGATGTCTTTAAACATTCCCAAAAGTAGAAATTTAAGCGAAACGGTCAATTGTATAAGGTGCCAGCATTTATGACCGGACTCACTGATTTTTCACCGCAGAGCACTACCAGCAAATTGCTTACCATGGCGGCTTTGCGCTCTTCGTCGAGGTGTACAATACCTTTTTCCGAAAGTTTTGCCAATGCCATTTCCACCATTCCAACGGCACCGTCTACAATTTGCTTACGAGCCGCTACCACCGCCGATGCCTGCTGACGCTGGAGCATTGCGCCCGCAATTTCGGGCGAATAGGCCAAATGACTGATGCGTGCTTCATGAATGCCAACCCCAGCCCGAACCAATCGCTCCGTCAATTCGTGTTCAAGCATTTCATTGATTTTACCTGAACCGTCGCGCAGCGTAATCTCAGCATCTTCGTCTTCAATGATATCATAACAATACATACCTGCCAATTTTCGTATAGCTGCCTCTGACTGAATTTCTACAAATTTTTGGTAATTATCCACTTCAAAAGAAGCCTGAGCAGTATCTTGTACGTGCCAGACCACAACGGCGGCAATTTCGATGGGATTGCCCATTTTATCGTTCACTTTCAGTTTTGGTCCGTTGAGATTGCGGGCACGCAAACTGATTTTACGGCGACGATACAAAGGGTTGACCCAACGTAATCCATTATGTCGGATGGTTCCGACGTATTCCCCGAAAAAAGTAGCTACAGCAGCCTCGTTGGGATTGATTACCGTTAAACCCATCGACAGAGTCGTGCCGACAAAGAATAAAATAGTGGCCAGTAAACCTGCCTGTG encodes:
- the mtgA gene encoding monofunctional biosynthetic peptidoglycan transglycosylase — encoded protein: MAANRIRPAIVTAPKPKPASAGWRSLILRILLKTILYFVIGSVIWVTVLKFVPVWVTPLMIARKMEAISEGRSSKIYSDWTPMGEMSKEAPLSVVASEDQLFPAHWGFDFKSMGNAFKHNLRGKKIRGASTISQQVAKNVFLWQGRSYIRKGLEAYFTVLIEIIWGKERILEVYLNVAETGNMTFGYGAAAQRFFYKPASSLTRNEAARIAAVLPSPLRFSVKNPSSYVQRRTAQIARQMRMLGRDYVLGL
- the hemW gene encoding radical SAM family heme chaperone HemW, which codes for MHLYLHIPFCKQACHYCDFHFSTSLKSKAELVTAICRELELQKDYLPTRELETIYFGGGTPSLLTEAELGQIFEAIHQIYHVNPSAEITLEANPDDLTSQKLLSLRPFINRLSIGLQSFHEPYLRFMNRAHNAVESEASVKRAQDHGFSNLTIDLMYGMSETQLGIEHIPIVSDEQLWQRDLEMAVALNTPHISAYNLTIEPKTALGNWLKKGKINSVDEELSARHFEQMITYLSSNQYEQYEISNFAREGQYARHNSSYWKRRSYLGVGPSAHSFNGTSRHYNIANNAHYIQSLKAGELPFEAETLSPFDQVNDYLLTSLRTIWGCDLGIIQQLAGIDLREIQKKYLAAFMDNGWIFIENNILFLTPKGKLFADRIASDLFFI
- a CDS encoding OmpA family protein: MKFSSLFFVFCVCGFTNAFGQVGPKPEEYYVLIDATHIETKLPVPSAKFFVTDDEGKRVFELQADAAGKASTKLPRKANYLVECIAEGFMTLILPVRDLRPQNVVQFKMIPAKKEIVPLKIPEKGKAITLNNIYFDRSSPVLRAESQPELDALAEALTQNPTVRIEIRGHTDSAGDFDLNVKLSQERCQSVEEYLIKKGIQRSRLQSKGRGSLDPIAPNTSEENRKKNRRVEFVVL
- a CDS encoding PadR family transcriptional regulator encodes the protein MNNSQLYKGSLSLIILKLLEENKRMYGYEITQKVKEQTNGEVVINEGALYPSLHKLEAEGLLTVSIEHVGNRPRKYYALTEKGEAETVNRLEELTDFVKHMQLLLNPKLSLG
- a CDS encoding ATP-binding protein, whose translation is MIQRVIEKDILFGLSFQPAVAILGPRQVGKTTFVKQLQEKLAFPSTYFDLEKSSDLAKFQHDSRAFLETLQNQTVILDEIQRLPEIFPDIRGLIDENRRPARFILLGSASFVLLKNTSEALTGRIAYYEMTPFLATEIAPNDLIKHWLVGGFPNAFLANDADRQQKWFEDFVRSYLERDLPLLGLSASPIQLRRLLMMIAGIQGNLLNQSMLANSLGIRANLVSTYLDFFEQSFLIRRLQPYYTNIGKRLSKTPKIYIRDSGLVHHLLSIHQYETLLGHIVAGGSWEGYVIEQIIAQLTYQHLPFFYRTADGAELDLVIEEGLQIKLAIEVKLSNSPSLSKGTTVALNDVGNPPLLVVTPSADDYQLRPAVFVCSIATLAKNLSQLLK
- a CDS encoding ribbon-helix-helix domain-containing protein, giving the protein MANEKKAFVLRVSAEMLKELERWAQEEFRSTNGQIEFLLSDALKKRRKSSGKVLPPNQPE
- a CDS encoding SPFH domain-containing protein codes for the protein MKEKELTSTSGYAFIAAILVLWIFGGMIAAGAQAGLLATILFFVGTTLSMGLTVINPNEAAVATFFGEYVGTIRHNGLRWVNPLYRRRKISLRARNLNGPKLKVNDKMGNPIEIAAVVVWHVQDTAQASFEVDNYQKFVEIQSEAAIRKLAGMYCYDIIEDEDAEITLRDGSGKINEMLEHELTERLVRAGVGIHEARISHLAYSPEIAGAMLQRQQASAVVAARKQIVDGAVGMVEMALAKLSEKGIVHLDEERKAAMVSNLLVVLCGEKSVSPVINAGTLYN